The Vigna radiata var. radiata cultivar VC1973A chromosome 6, Vradiata_ver6, whole genome shotgun sequence DNA segment aacacttaacAACTAAAATCttttgagttgaggaatctTGGTGCGGTAGTTTAGTACCGGGAGTGGTTCGAATACTTAAGGAAATCTCGACAGGGTTCTGAGTACCAGGAGTGATGtgaatactcaaggaaatctcgGCAGGATGctgagtaccaggagtggtgcgaatactcaaaggaaatctcgacGAAGTAGTTGAGTACCAGGAATGAtgctaatactcatttgtaattgtgtgaagattatagtggaaccatCTGTGGAGAAGGCTGGACGTAGCTCAGTTGgagcgaaccagtataaaatctctTGTCTTATTCTCTCACTAAACGATCATCTTAGAAAACCTACAGTTAagctttatattttaaaatataagaacttTCAGATTAAACAatcctttatttttaaagaaagtcCTTATAAACACTAAGTAGAAATTATTCCGAATAGCATGTTGATCTTTTCATTGCTTATATTTCAAGTCAAGCATCTAAACctttgaaagaatattttacaCGCTCGATAACGTATTATATCAGAAGAGTTGCAAAAAACGTTTTCCAAAAACACTATTCAACTCTCCTTCTAGTATTTTTCAAATACTTCAACCTAGCCTTACAAAAAATATGTATGTATCGATAAACTTTTAAGTACATACTTCAAGAAATATTGATGTAAACACATCATTACAAAATCCtcttaatagaaaaaaaaaagtgtcaaaaATTGTGTCCACAAAGTGAATAAGCATTTATAACTTTGATGTGTACTATAAATGTTCACGacatattatttatcaaaaacaaagtATACTCATTGTTTATCCAAGAAAAATCTTATCAAATGATGTATAAGAAAAGCGTTTGCATTTGATCAATTGCACTACATGTGTTTGCTAAGTTAAATAAGACACTTATGTTTGATGAGATCTAATGGTTGTAAAGATATAATTTATACTTTGTGTTTAAGAAcctaatcaaaatcaaacaaaagtGTCACTTAAACTTAGATCTAACATTTTATTTGTACTAACATACTATTTTGAGCGTACAATAATAGGAAAAAAGTTTGTTATGTCATAACTAGGAATGTGTGTGAGTATAGAGTGTGATGCTTTCATAAGACTATGATATAATTGtctacttataaaaaaaatttcctaATACCATACATTTCATCTTGTAAAGAGCTTCAGAAGAACATCTTCaactcataaaaaataaaacattaattatgcCATAGTATTTTTTGAAACATTTCAGAGAAATAATCTTCTAGATTTTCCATATAAAcatactttaaattaaatatattagtttatcCAAACTAGACCTAGacattatttataatcattaaaattaagaatagtCTAGTGTATCTCTAACAACAAAACACTAGAGTGTGATGGGATAAATGGTTGAGATAAAGTCATtacacaagaacatgtaactTTGACAAATTCCTTagcttgtttttatttaaaaaaaaatagaaaaaacaatgttaaaagtcacttaatatttgtttttatttattctcattacaagaaaattattaaatagaaattaatttagataaaaaaaatattagttattataCTAAATACaccattttataaactaaaaattatgatctaatatagtttttgttaataataaagaattataattttctatggtctaaatattaattttcaaagttttaactactttttattattggattttaaattagtttgtaattaataattaagaataatgcCAGTAACTAGTTAAAATTCAGCAACTAATGTAAAATTCTTAAACTCTCGTTCACATactaataacaaatttttattaacacaaattattttataacaaataattttgagtttataatataatatataataatatagttaatataatgtctaattatttttttatctttaaattaattattacttaatGATGTTATtgtagtattattttttttctcgcGAATCATTCTCCTTCTTTTCCTCCAATTATATCAAACAACATCTTGTGATATTCCTCAAGAATAATGAGCGCTTAGCAGATTCTAATGGCTCCATCAAATTCAAGTTGAAGGTTATAATCTTGGACAATGCCCTGTGTcaagtgaaataaataattgttttaatattctTGTTCGAGAGATATCAgaattaaattatcattcattaaatataaatatttctcttCTATTCAAAGTTTCAAACtgattcttatttttgtatAGATTAATTTCTTTCATTAGACTCAACTCCTATAGATGAAATAAACAAATGGTATACTTGTCCATTACTAATAACCTTAATGATTTGGAATTCGAATCTTAGCTGGATATAATTGAAAATTCTCAGCCAGTCTGGCTTGCGACCTGTTATAATATACAGCCGTTGAAATTGGCCAACCACCAAAAAGCATGACTACGGTTGGGGCCATATACTATGAAAAACCTTTAATATATACAATGGCCGAAGGGAACAAGAACATTCTTATTCTCTCAGGTTTAAaaggtttttttcttttaatgttttagaaatttatttattgtgatgattcaattcttttattcttaattcagtttctaatttctttaaaagaaattaatgttatatttttttattaaattaaggtTGATACTCTCTTTCTATTGAGAATACTTGTTTTTATGTGTGGAGTAAAAAGAATGATAATAAGATATTAGAATAGGTAATGATATACagataacattttttgataacatttgaatatcatcatatgtatcattgtgtgattggtccaaataaCACAATGACAACACcatagaccaatcacacaatgacacatatgatgatgttcaaatgttgttaaaaaaatattgtctaattATCTTCATCCATTAGAATAAGGTAATGatatatagacaacatttttttgacaacatttgaagtATATTAAGATGTTTATAAAGTCTATCCCAGAACGCTGTAGATATGAAAAACGCAAATTTgacttcaataaaaaataatgaaattacataGTATACAAAATGAGAAAGAATCCAAGATATTTACGGCACGATTTTGAAGGTCAAATTGAAGCTTCAAATGGCAAGTGGTGGGCGTGAATTGCTGACTAAGACATAATAGTGACTAGTTTGTTCAGAATAAGCAAATTACTGTAGACTTTGCAATCTATGTTGTTCTAGTGCTTGATGAATACGATGCAAGATATGAAGAAAAATAGGAGGATGATCCTACGCTAGTTTGCAAACCATGCTGCAAAGAAGATTGGAAGGCTTCTTGACCCAATGGCACTGGTCTGTCAGGTAATTGGGGTATGTCAATGTCACCCTCTAACATCTTAAGGGCCTCAGCAATAGTAGGTCTTAAAGCCACCATTGCATGAGCACAGAGTATTCCCACAAGAACAAACCTTTCCATGATCTTCTCTGGTCCTTCTTCCTTTATTGACTGGTCAAAAATCTCTTCCACGTTCCCTGATTTTGCCAGTGTCCATGCCCAATCCGTGATCAAAACAACCGATGAATTCATGGTATCAAGCACTTTTCTTCCACTCATGATTTCAAGAATCACAATGCCAAAACTGTACACATCACTCTTCTCTGTCAGTTGCCCATAAAGAGCATACTCTGGTGCCAAATAACCATATGTGCCAGCAACTCTTGTTGTGAGATGAGACTGGCCATCATTCCCTTGCTTCGCCAACCCAAAATCTGACACTTTTGCTTTCATTTTTGAATCCAAAAGTATGTTCGTAGCCTTTATGTCACGGTGATAAATTGGGGGTTTGATCTCATAATGCAAATAAGCAAGCCCCTTAGCCACATCAAGGATTATGTTCTTCCTTTGTGGCCATGTTAACCTATTAGCACCAGAAACTGATAACTGGTAACTGAGGCTGCCATTTGGCATGAAATCATAAACCAAAAACCTTCTCTTGCCTTTCAAATTATCACTTGAAATGCAACAGCCCCGAAGAGGAAGAAGATTCCTGTGCTTTATTTTGCTTATGATCTCCACTTCATAGCAGAAATCTTCATCCCCTTTTGTCTCCAAATCAAAAATTTCCTTTACCGCAACCAAAGTGCCATCTGAAAGAGTCCCTTTGTACACAACCCCATCACCACCTTGGCCAACCATATTCTTCTGAGAAAATTTACCAGTGGCTCGCTCAAGCTCCGATATGCGAAACCATTTGGCACCAGTATTAGGCAAAACACTGTTCCTCACACCGTTTTCAACCGACCTGTGATACTTATCTTCCTTCCTTTTCTTATCCCACTTTCTGTACACCACAATCAACACAAAACCAAGCACAACCCCAGTAAACGCACCCACCAACCCAAAAACAAGTTTCAGCTCTTGTTTTTTATTCGATGAACCTTTCACAGACAGCGGCAAGCCCAGTATGCAACCAGCGGTGCCCAAATTTGTTGGACCATACTGATTAACAATAGCCGAGGCATACAAAACTGTGAAGTAAAAGCACTTTGTGCCATTTGGGTCCAAACTATTGAGGTGGGAAGTCACTTTGAGGCCAGCATCAGTACAAAGGCTGCAACGGGTTTGATCACTCATGTCCCCATTGCAAGAAGCATCCAAGGGGCTTATAATACCCACTTTACTCTTCCAATCATCTACAGTTATGATTCCTGCACAAGTTGAAGTGTTGGTAACAAACTCAGAAGCTCTAGGAAAACAATAAGGGACCAAAGAGGAGTTAATTGACAAGGCTGAAACTTTGGTTTGGAAATCTAACAAGCAGGTGGAGGAAGTGTTTTCATCAGGAAGTTGAAAGTAGGAAGTGTTTTTGAGGTGTTGGGCCAACCCCATGCCAATTACACTGAGCAAAGCTTGACAACAGTGCTCCTTATCAACAACAGGGTCTCTGCAAGATGAAGTATCCCAGGGATAGGTCTCAACGTAGCTGAGATCCATGGGGCATGTGGTGGATGAAACACCAGATATGGaaacagtgaagaagaaaattagGAGAGAAAGAAGAACCACATGCTTATCCATTTTCTGGGGCAGGCAAAACCTTGAAACCTTGATTTTGTGACCATTGGTCTTTTATAACACAACCACTACGGATAACTGCAAGTTTTACCAGTCAACCTTGGCTTGCTGTGATCAAAAGCCACGTTTAGAATAAAATGCACagtaaaactgaattaaaaatttgattttgaagtcGTTTTCAAAGTTAATAACAAGAGGGTTTGGTGTCTTTTATGCTGACCCAGGTCAAATTGTTGCTACTATTTTGAACTTAAGTTTTTGGCTTTGGTTTCTGGACAAAGACATTTGCGGTCTCTTTCGTGTTTCCTTAGTCCCAAGTCTCAATAAGCAAGCGATTTTAAAAGCGCGCCAGGTAATAATGCTTCATCATGAAGGGACTAATACCTATTATTagtattcttttaatattaattataatattttacggggttaaataaaaataaaataatagctatatttataatattagaagtTAAATTCCCTAACTCAAGTACAAAATTTGTCAACATATAAAGCTCAACTGACATTGGAACCACCGAGTGAACTTTGTTGACATCAAGAACTGGTGGCTTTCcgacaaacaaatttataaaaagaaaatattaaatatgattttagtatCTCATATGAAATAGGtatttatttctaattcaaataatttagatatattcaaaatttaataattgacacattaaataaatttaatataattcaattagagaaattatatttatttgtttttaaagtttagaattaaattgtatcaaaatttatgataagacaaattttaattttgtaataaagtttatgaactaaaatatattaaatattaaaagaaattatatatatgtacttatttatagttttagttttaggtttaaatcATTTAGGCGTTCCTATTTTTGTTAGGTATTCCAAGATTGGTCCCCTCCTTTTAAACCTTCCCAATTGAGTTCTTATATGTTAATTTCACACAAATTAGctcctgccgttaaaaatcgtaaacaatattgaaattgtgcagaggtgggtAGATGACGTGTTCAATGTTTAACTTTCAGGCGAAATGTGGCAGAAACTGAGTGTTAAAAGTACCACCAAAATGTCAAAAGGAGGTTTACTAAAATGTCACGTATCACTCAGTTTCCTACCACGTTTCGCCTGAGAATTAAATATTGAACACGTCATCTacccacctctgcacaatttcaatattgtttacgatttttaacggcagaggctaatttgtttgaaattaacacttataaggactcaattgagaaattttaaaagaagaggATCAACTTGGAAATacctaacaaaaatagggacacataaatgatttaaaccttagttttattaatgaatttatattattctaaaatagCTTAGTTAATTGAGAAAGTATAGAAAATTTCTAGAAAAGAGTATAAAAATGTCATATTTAGTAATTTACTTATGATTAGtaactttataataatattaaagttttaagaCTTTGCTTTTGATAACATAAGCTCTTACGCCTTATTTATTTCTGTACATTGCTtgtttttaaatactttttttaatataaatatatttttttatatttttaatttcattttttctatgACTTTTAAGTAAGACTTAAACCTACAAAAATTTTATgttagttttacatttttttctctcaagtgtttctttatgttttcttttacaaatgGTTAACAAGTAGATTTTTAACCtaatttaactataaaaaatgGAGCACAAGCAAACTCTAGAAAGTTGGGATTTGAATAGAGTTTCATATCTTTTTTGCAAAatagtgtttaatttttttgtaggAGTTAAACGATTTGCAATAGTTATTAAACACATGAGTGTTTAAAATAACATGTAAGAAAAATCTTCGAAAACAAAAGCAATAAGacatgtttgtttttatatttgttcgCTCTAAATTGTCTACGTCCAGTTCCCCCTTAAGCATTGTTAAGGAGTTTCATTAATCACACAAGATTATAACAAGTTTAATCACTTTTAGTATACAATTAACCCAACTATTAGAACGAGTATAACCACTCCTAGTATGAACTAGTCTAACAGACTAGACGATTTAACTCTACTGAGCTAAACTTACAAGTATTTTACTTCACttctaaaagaaaacaacaaaggtTTTATAGATTACAAGATTAGAATATGTAACTCTTGTAGAGAGGATTTGAAAtcaatacaaagaaattataaaaacttataaataactttttctttttcaaagcaCACTATCGTTGAACTATGTAAGCTTTAGAGAAAACAGCAAGAGAGTGTGTACAAATAATCTTTGTTTCTTATCTTCATGCAgttctctttatataggcttctttgaaaaatattttttacttagaGTTTTCAACTTTTACGTAGAGATGTAGCCTTTTGTACCAGGACATAAGCTATGTTGCGTCTTGTAAAGGCAATTGTGCTATGTACGGAAGAGACTGGAAGAATAAAGGTCACACTGCCAAAGTCATTATCATGTCACACTATCTTTGTCATGTCACATTGTCTCTGTCATGTGGCAGGATCCTCATTTGACATGtggcaatttttttaaaacaattaaaataaaaataaattaaaaagttaaaaaagttaaaaaacgaataaaataaaaaaacacagaCAGACACGTGACATTGAGTTAACATTGTTAGTTCTGTATTAACGGAAAGGGTCAAATTGCATCacattttcaaaaatgaagACCCAATTGACAACTTAAAACTtgatgacaaaattaaaattcttgtacaaatatgaggaccatgTGAGGGTTTTAAcccattttaaattattttatttttcaaacattacAAGAATATTGTAATTATCAACAGatatttattgatgaatgtTTTCTTGTCGGTAATATTGTGTTATCGATGGATTGTGGCAGTTcacttaattttgttatcggccctctgcttcgcaatggtcaaatttatgtttttcttctacgattttggccctctgcaaggcaatggtcaaatccaggttttaattttgttatcggccctctgcttcgcaatggtcaaatttaagttttccttctgcaattttggccctctgcaaggcaatggttaaatccaggttttaattttgttatcggccctctgcttcgcaatggtcaaatttaagtttttcttctgcgatttcggccctctgcaaggcaatagtgaaatccaggttttaattttgttatcggccctctgcttcgcaatgttcaaatttaagttttgttctgcgattttggccctctgcaaggcaatggtcaaatccaggttttagttttgttatcggccctctgcttcgcaatggtcaaatttaagtttttcagttttcatccttttatttcttttcgaAACCCGGacaaaattagtgtttctatctttacttagcttttactcagataatacaaaaatatcaa contains these protein-coding regions:
- the LOC106763147 gene encoding probable receptor-like protein kinase At1g11050 — its product is MDKHVVLLSLLIFFFTVSISGVSSTTCPMDLSYVETYPWDTSSCRDPVVDKEHCCQALLSVIGMGLAQHLKNTSYFQLPDENTSSTCLLDFQTKVSALSINSSLVPYCFPRASEFVTNTSTCAGIITVDDWKSKVGIISPLDASCNGDMSDQTRCSLCTDAGLKVTSHLNSLDPNGTKCFYFTVLYASAIVNQYGPTNLGTAGCILGLPLSVKGSSNKKQELKLVFGLVGAFTGVVLGFVLIVVYRKWDKKRKEDKYHRSVENGVRNSVLPNTGAKWFRISELERATGKFSQKNMVGQGGDGVVYKGTLSDGTLVAVKEIFDLETKGDEDFCYEVEIISKIKHRNLLPLRGCCISSDNLKGKRRFLVYDFMPNGSLSYQLSVSGANRLTWPQRKNIILDVAKGLAYLHYEIKPPIYHRDIKATNILLDSKMKAKVSDFGLAKQGNDGQSHLTTRVAGTYGYLAPEYALYGQLTEKSDVYSFGIVILEIMSGRKVLDTMNSSVVLITDWAWTLAKSGNVEEIFDQSIKEEGPEKIMERFVLVGILCAHAMVALRPTIAEALKMLEGDIDIPQLPDRPVPLGQEAFQSSLQHGLQTSVGSSSYFSSYLASYSSSTRTT